One genomic segment of Alosa sapidissima isolate fAloSap1 chromosome 13, fAloSap1.pri, whole genome shotgun sequence includes these proteins:
- the LOC121680581 gene encoding ectonucleoside triphosphate diphosphohydrolase 2, whose protein sequence is MGNLRSEILFPVALLLLGIVAIILLTIPTKEMYAPPPDMYGIVLDAGSSHTSMYIYKWPADKQNDTGVVSQHSECHVKGKGISSYAGQPGAAGRSLEDCLKTATNEIPKARHRLTPVYLGATAGMRLLNLSNHHQCASVLEEVGQKIKSYPFNFKGAAILSGQEEGAYGWVTVNYLLENFIKYGFIGQWLSSGKPTVGALDFGGASTQITFVTQDNVENPENEMTLRLYGKNYRLYTHSFLCYGLDQMLLQLLAQVLKSQGYASSVSHPCYPEGHEVNVTLRSVFDSPCTTSQPTSYNSGATVTLKGTGHYGHCLGNMSEIFNFQNCPFSKCSFNQIFQPNVSGSFMAFSAFFHVHSFLERTTRITVNTPVKLEEATRALCNMSIKELSVAPDEISRLQNYCAASVFINLLLLKGYGFDEGSFPQIAFQKKAGDTSVGWALGYMLSLSNLVPAESISLRRALLPGAWVSLIVLFALLLVATLGLLAYQARRQQKNASNHC, encoded by the exons ATGGGGAACTTGCGATCTGAAATATTATTCCCGGTGGCGCTTCTGCTCCTGGGAATTGTAGCAATTATTTTGCTCACCATTCCGACCAAAGAAATGTATGCACCTCCACCTGACATG TATGGCATTGTGTTGGATGCGGGCTCCTCCCATACATCCATGTACATCTACAAGTGGCCGGCGGATAAACAGAATGACACAGGAGTGGTCAGCCAGCACAGCGAGTGTCACGTGAAAG GAAAGGGAATCTCCAGCTATGCAGGCCAGCCAGGAGCTGCTGGACGCAGTCTGGAGGACTGCCTCAAGACGGCCACAAATGAAATCCCTAAAGCACGTCATCGGCTCACACCAGTGTACCTGGGTGCAACAGCTGGGATGAGGCTcttaaa CCTCTCCAACCATCATCAGTGTGCAAGTGTTCTTGAGGAGGTTGGTCAGAAGATCAAGAGCTATCCCTTTAACTTCAAGGGGGCCGCAATCCTTAGCGGCCAGGAAGAGGGTGCATATGGCTGGGTCACTGTGAACTACCTTCTGGAGAACTTCATTAAG TATGGATTCATAGGTCAGTGGCTGAGTTCAGGAAAGCCGACGGTCGGGGCACTGGATTTTGGAGGGGCCTCCACCCAGATCACATTTGTGACCCAGGATAATGTGGAGAACCCTGAGAACGAGATGACACTGCGACTGTACGGGAAAAACTACAGGCTGTACACCCATAGCTTCCTGTGCTACGGCCTCGACCAGATGCTGCTGCAGCTCCTGGCCCAAGTACTTAAG TCTCAGGGCTATGCCAGTTCTGTGTCGCACCCCTGTTATCCAGAGGGCCATGAGGTCAACGTGACACTGCGAAGTGTGTTTGACTCTCCCTGCACAACTTCCCAACCCACTTCCTACAACTCAGGGGCAACTGTGACTCTGAAGGGCACGGGCCATTATGGTCACTGTCTGGGCAACATGTCTGAGATCTTCAACTTCCAGAACTGTCCATTTTCTAAGTGTTCCTTCAATCAGATCTTCCAGCCCAACGTCAGTGGCAGCTTCATG GCGTTCTCTGCTTTCTTTCATGTGCACTCATTCTTGGAACGCACCACTAGGATAACTGTGAACACTCCAGTTAAACTGGAGGAGGCAACCAGAGCTCTGTGTAATATGAGCATCAAGGAG CTAAGTGTAGCTCCCGATGAAATATCACGTCTGCAAAACTACTGTGCTGCCTCTGTGTTCATCAATCTGCTCCTGCTGAAAGGCTATGGTTTCGATGAAGGTTCCTTCCCTCAAATTGCCTTCCAAAAAAAG GCAGGAGACACTTCTGTTGGCTGGGCTCTAGGCTACATGTTAAGTCTGAGCAACTTGGTGCCAGCTGAGAGTATCTCACTGAGGAGAGCCCTCCTCCCTGGAGCCTGGGTCAGCTTAATTGTCCTCTTCGCACTGCTGCTCGTCGCTACCTTGGGGCTGTTAGCCTACCAAGCCCGCCGACAGCAAAAGAATGCTAGCAATCACTGCTAG